AGGAAGGTGTCCACGTCGAGCATGAGCAGTCGGTTCCTTTCCCACGGGATCGGGTGGCAAGCCGACTCTAGGGCGTGGACACCTTCCACTCAAATCTTCACCACCTAACTCACACCAAGCGTTTAAGTCAACACAGGCTAATCTGAACGATAGAATATACCTCAAAGATATACCCAAAACATTTATTCGGTATTTGAACTATATCTTTTCTGCGAAGAGAATCTTACATAAGGAAAGCAAGAAGAAAGCGGAGGTCGAGCCATATGGTGGCCTTCTTGCTTTTTTCTAACAGGGGATTCTTATGGCTCGTAATCTACAAAGCTTTCAAAAGGGTGGGGCGCATCCGGCGGCTCTGGGTTATCTCGCGTGGCCGCATTTGTTTTTCACCAGGTGTGTAACGCCTACAACCTCTACCGCCGACCCACTCTTGCACAAGCGTACTCGGTAGCATGCGGTCTGGGTTTTATAGGCAAGGCGGGGCCTACCATACCGTAGCCCGGGCCCGAAAACGAATCTGAAAAGCCACTAAAAGTTCAGGGAGGTAGCAGGCATGGGCCAGGAAACTCACAACGTACTCGGTGGGGAGGGCCGACCCAGGTTCTTTTCCGTTGGTAATGCCGAGACGTTAGGGATGGAGCCGCCACAGAATCGCCGTGGTGTGGCGCTGAGAACCTGGTCGAGGTCGCTCTCGGGCATGCAGAAGGAGGCGCTGGTTGCCAACTCGGTGGATGGGAAGGTGTGGCGTCTCGTCAGTGATGAGGGTCCCTACCTGGACGGCTATGATGAGGCTCCGTTCCCACTATCTCACATGACCACCGGGATGGTGGCATCGTACATGAGCGAAGTCCTGGCACTCGCAGAGCAGCGCGATATTGCCTTGCGCGACCCGAAGCTAACCCTCCACAACTATTACTCTATGGAAGGCTCGGCGCGCAAGGGCACCATGGTAGGCGGCGCCTTATCACCAAAGCTGGAGGTCGAGGCCGGGGCGGATGTTGGACCGGATACTCTTCGGGAACTCGTGTCAGACGTGGTACAGGCCTCGCCGGTAAATGGCCTGCTACGGCACATCCACGAGAGCTTGTTTACCCTGACCGTGAACGGAGGTCGAGTCGGTCCCGAGCGTGTCAACGCGCTTGATCAAGCCCCGCCGCCCGATCCTGGGGACAGGTTTTCAGAGGTCGAGACCGGTGAGGACGGGATCCCGGCACTCATCGAGCTCTTGTCGAATGCCGAGCAGGTTGAGGGAGAAGGGGGTGTGGGGTCCAGCTACGCTGATTCCCAGAGCCGCATCCTGCACGTCCGCGGCGTCTGCACGGTCCGGGAGGACGGCGTCAAGGAGGTCGAGCAGCGCCTGCTACAGCCCCTCGGATCGACCTTCCGGTTCCTGTCCGACGAGGCACCGAGGTTCAGCGGTAAGGGACTCGCGCCCGACGCCTTAACCTACGTCTCGGCGGGTGTAGCCTTCTGCTTCATGACCCAGTTCGGGCGCTACGCCAAGATCACGAAAAAGACCCTCGACGATTACCGGCTCGTCCAGGATACCCACCTGTCCACCGGGGGCGCCTCGGACGGCACCGGGCAGCCCGGCACCGCGGAGCCGGTGGAGACCCACGTTTACCTGGAGACGCCGGAGGGTGAAGAGTTCGCCCGCAAGGCTCTCGATATGAGCGAGCAGACCTGCTTCCTGCATGCCCTGTGCCGTACGGAGCTAAAGACCACGGTAAAGATCGCGGCCCGGGTATGAGCCCCGAATACGAGACGGCTAAAGGGTGTTTGGAGCGTAGGGCGGTGGCGAAAGCCGTTCGGAAAGCTACCCGGATGGCTTTCTCCAGGAGGAGGATTTGATGCAGGCTGAAGCTGATAATGCGGCCCGGTCTTACCCGGCCTACCGTACGCTCTGGATCTGGCTCCTGCTAGGGTGGATAGTGAGCTACGCGGACCGGACCATAACGGGGCCGGTCGTCACTTACATGATAGAGAACGACATCGCCCTGCTGCGAGGCGTAGAGAACCAGTTTGCCCTCGGAGGCTTGGTGGGCAGTATGTTTTTCGCGGGCTACATGCTCACCCAGTTTCCCGGCGGTTATCTCGGAGACAGGTTCGGCCACCGGACGATCATCGTTATAAGCATCTTCTGGGCCGCCATAGCCACACTGGTGAGCGGCGTGATGACGGCCCTGCTTGGCTTCGTGGCTTTGCGCGTGATCACCGGCCTCGGAGAGGGCACCTTCTACTCCAATGACCGCACCGTGATAACCCAGCAGAGCCCGTATGAAAAACGCAGCCTCGGGCTGGGTGTCGTAATAACCGGGCTCTCGATAGGCCTTACGCTCGCGCTCCTGCTCACCCCGCCCCTGATCCGGCTGGGCGAGCCCATATTCGGTGCGGACGGGGCCTGGCGTATGCCTTTCTTTGTCCTGGGTGCGGCGACCGTGGTAGTCGCTCTCGGCATACAAAGGTTCTTCAAGGGCCAGGGCGGTGATTTCGAGTTCAGGCCTACCTACGGTTCAGCTCTCAAAGGGCTTGCCGGGTACTCCGTCGTGCTATTCGCGGCGGTAATGGTGGTGTACGTGGTCTCTATCCAGGCGGGCCTGCCGGAATGGGGTACGGCTATCCTCGTGACCGTGCTAGCCTTGTTCCTGATCGCCTTCGTGTTTGGCAGCAAGGGCGGCGAGGTATCGCCAATTCTTCACAACAGAAACCTGATCCTCATATATCTCGCGGCCATAGCCTATCTGTGGCACCTGTGGTTCTTGGGTTTCTGGTCCGTCTCTATAATCTCAGACACCGGGGGCACGACCTTCGTGACCGCCGGCCTCACGGCGGCTTTCAACGCCGGGGCCGGTATACTGGGATTCCCCGCCGGTGGCTGGCTCGCCGACTACGCCAAACGCAGAGGCTGGGGCCGCAAGGGCATGCTCGCCTCCTTCACCCTGATACTCGCCGTAATGACCGCCGGCTTCGGCTTTTATGTCGCGGCCGGCGGGCAGTCTCTGTTCGTCCTCAGCATTCTACTGTTCGTATCCAGCCTCTTTTTCTTCGCCCTGCAGCCGATCTCCCATGCTCTTACCGCGGACCTCGTCCCCACGGCGGCCCTCATGGGGGCGGCATTTGGGATGTGGAACCTGGTGGCCGAGATAGGGGCGGTCCTGTCTCCCGCCGTGAGCGGTGTGCTGCGCGGAGCCACCGGTGACTGGGTCGCGGCCGTAATGGTCGACGCCGGTATAGTCTTCGCCAGCTTCGTCCTGATACTCTTCGTTAGAGAGTCCGGGCCCCAAGAAACCTCATCTGCGCCCGAGGACTCGCCGAATGCGGCGAGCGCCCAGAGACAGGAGAACACCGTGTAACAGTGTAATCCGCCAGAGGAAGTAAGCAAGCTGCCGGTCGAGATCCACCACGAGACTCAACATCAGACCGGGCACGATGGCAGCGATAACAGCATTATTAGACGCCGGTACGCGGCATAGAAAAGCTCCCTATACAAGCCCAGACAAGGGGTGAAATCGTGCGCACAAAGGTAGGAATCGTTGGAGGAGGACCGGCGGGGCTGGTCCTGTCTCACCTACTGTACCTGGAAGGCATAGAGTCCGTGGTGCTCGAGTCCCGCAGCCGCGAGGAACTCGAGAACGAGATCCGGGCCGGTGTCCTGGAGCAGGGTACCGCGGACCTCCTTGACGCCACCGGGGTTGGAGACAGGATGCACCGCGACGGGGCGGTGCATCACGGCATAAACCTCCGATTCGCCGGCCGCACGGAGCGCATAGACTTCGCCGACCTCACCGGAAAGGCGGTAACCCTATACGGCCAGCACGAGGTGGTGAAGGACCTCATATCCCGCCGCCTGGAGGACGGCGGACAAGTGCTCTTCGGCGCGGAAGCCCACGAGATAACGGGTATCGAAAGCGAGGAGCCGAAGGTGCGCTTCAGCCACGAGGGCTCTGAGAAGCCCGAAAAGTCCGAAGAGGAGCTGGCCTGCGACTTCGTGGTCGGGGTGGACGGCTTCCACGGGGTGTCACGTCCTGCCATACCCGAGGCTGCGCGGACCGAGTACACCCGAAAGTACCCGTTCGGGTGGTTCGGGATACTCGTGGAGGCCCCGCCCGCCACCGAGGAGTTGATCTACGCCAACCACGAGCGCGGATTCACGCTGGTGAGCACCCGCTCACCGCAGATACAGCGGATGTACTTCCAGTGCGACCCCACGGAAAACGCCGACGACTGGTCAGACGACAGGATCTGGGCCGAGCTCCATGCCCGCCTCGACACGGAAGACTGGACCCTTACAGACGGCGAGATCATCGAGAAAAACGTGGTCGGCATGCGCAGCTTCGTGACGGAACCCATGCAGTACGGTAGGCTCTTCCTGGCCGGAGATGCCGCACACATAGTCCCGCCGACCGGCGCTAAGGGTATGAACCTCGCCGTCGCCGACGTGCGGGTTCTGTCTCAGGGCCTAGCCGCCTACTACTACTCGGGCGATACCGGAGCCCTCGACCGCTACTCGGAAAGATGCCTGAGGCGGGTGTGGAAGGCTAGCCGATTCTCCTGGTGGATGACCTCGATGCTCCACCGCTTCGAGGACGATGACGTCTTCGGCCACCGCATGCAAGTGGCGGAGCTCGACTACGTTACCGGCTCCCGGGCGGCCTCCGCCACGCTCGCCGAGAACTACGTGGGGCTTCCCCTAGAAGCCTCGAAAGGATCGGGGACGGAGTCGCCCCAGCGGCCCGCCGGCGCACCGATGGGCGGAGCCTAGCTTCGGATAGGTACCATAGACAGAATAGCCGAAAGATATATCCGACATCAGGCCCGGGGGCAGTCTTTACGATAGGCTAGCGGGATGGTTGCAGCAGCTCTTGCCGCGGCCAACGCGGTGGATGGAGGCTTCCCAGGGTGCGCGAGCCGAGAGTACCTGATAAAGAGGGACACGGGGCCTCGCCTCTCCGGCGTCTCCGAATCTTGTTCATCGTCGCCAGCGTCTTGCTCGTTGCCTCCAACTTGCGGGCTTCGATCACCGCCGTGGGACCGCTGCTCGATACTATCCAGGAGGGCGTGGGTCTCTCGACCGGGGTGGCGGGTTTGCTCACCGCCGTCCCGCTGCTCGCCTTCGCCGCGTTGTCTCCGGTGGCGCCGGGGCTGTCCGGCAGGCTGGGTATCGAGCGTGTGCTATTCGGTGCCCTCTTGCTGCTGGCGGCCGGGATCTTGCTGAGATCCAGCACCTCCACCCACCCGCTCGTCGCCTTGTTCGGCGGCACGCTCGCCATCGGCCTCGCCATCGCGCTCGGTAACGTGCTCCTGCCAAGCCTCATAAAACGTGATTTCCCTGCCCGTACCGGACTTATGACGGGCCTTTACACCGCCACGATGAACACCGCCGCGGCCCTGGCCTCCGGAATCAGCGTGCCACTGGCGAGTGGCCTCGGGATCGGCTGGAGCGGCGCGCTCGCCCTGTGGACGTTACCCGTTCTCGCGGCCGCTCTCTTGTGGATACCCCGGCTGCGGGTGGGCCCCCGGAGGGGGGACACGCGACACCGCTCGCTGGCGCGCTCCGGCCTCTGGAGCTCGGCGCTGGCCTGGCAGGTAACGCTCTTTATGGGGCTGCAGTCGGTGGTTTTCTACGTCTCCATTACCTGGCTGCCGGCCATCCTGCGCGACGGGGGCCTGGCGGCTGCCCAGGCCGGGTGGATGGTCTCGATCATGCAGCTCGTCGCCATACCAGCGGCGTTTTTCGCCCCGGTGCTCGCGGAGAGGGGCGCGTCGCAGCGGATGGTGATCGTCTGTGCATCCACCCTGAGTGGCGTGGGGATACTCGGGCTGCTCCTCTCCGCCGGCGGAGCCGGCGTGATCCTGTGTGTCATACTGCTCGGCCTCGGGCAGGGTGCCTGCATAAGCCTCGCGCTTACCCTGTTCGCGCTCCGGGCGCCCGACCCCGGACGCGCCGCCGAGCTCTCCAGCATGTCCCAGACCTTCGGATACCTGCTGGCCGCCGCCGGACCGCCCGCGTTCGGCCTCCTGCACGAAGCCAGCGGCTCCTGGAGCCTCCCGCTCCTCGCACTCCTGGCCGTTACCGTGGGCCTCGCCGCCTCCGGCCTTGGCGCAGGCCGGGACGCCCTCGTACCCTCGAGGAGCGCGGTGGGAGTACCCGAAGAAGGATAGCCGTACCTCCGAGGGTGTCAGCCGTTGGTGGCGCAGAGTAGGAAGGACTCGACTACCGGGCCCTGATTCCCCCGGCGCCACACCATGCCGAGCTCTACCGTCGGCGATAGTCCGGCGACCGACCGGTACACCACGCCCGTGCGCCGGAAGTTCCTGAGCGAGGCCGGCACCAGTGAGACGCCGAGGTTCCCCGCCACGAGCCCGACTATGGTCTGCATCAGCCACACGTCCTTCTGTACGGCATCCGGGGTGAAGCCCGCCGCCTGACACGCCTGCGTAACCTGAGCGTAGAGGCCGGGCATCTGGTGCCGGGCCGGCATGATGAAAGGCTCGTCCGCCACCTCCCGCAGATCCACACTCTCCCTCGGAGCAAGGGCGTGCGAGGCCGGGAGCGCGAGCACCAGCGGCTCGCGCGAGACACACGCTATATTCAGCGCCGCGTCCTCGAGTGGCAGGTACAGAAAGCCGATATCCGTCTGTCCGGCGTGCAGGCTGCTTACGATCTGATCCGGCCTCATCTCGCGCAGGAAAAGCTCCACGCCCGGATACCCGGAGCGGAAAACCTTGAGCAGCTCCGGCAATACCTCGTTAGAGGCCGACGGCACGAAACCGAGCGCGATCCTGCCGACCTCGCCGTTGCCCGCCCGGCGCACCGCGCGGGCCGTCTGCTCCACCTGTGACAGAATCCGCCGGCTCTCCTCCAGCAGTAGCCGCCCCGCATCCGTGAGCTGTACCCCGCGGCTGGTGCGGTCGAATACCCGCACCCCGAGCTCGGTCTCTAGCTGCTTGATCTGGCTGGAAAGGGGCGGCTGTGCGATGTGTAGCCTCTGTGCCGCCCGGGAGAAGCTCTGCTCCTCCGCGACGGCCACGAAATATCTCAAACGCCGGAGATTCACGGCCCGATTATATCGTTAAAATATGCCCGGAAGATAAACATGGTATTAGACATATACTAGAAACGCGGCGAAGATGTGTTGAAGCGGTACTACGGGATTTTAGCCGGTTTAAAAGGGAAAGGTGGAGTCATGGATCCAGAAGAGCCAGAGGTTGGTTGAGGTGGAGAGCCTCAGGGAAGCGGTGGCGGAGCTGGTCCACGACGGGGACGAGGTGGCTCTAGAGGGCTTCACGCACCTCATACCCACGGCCGCCGCGCACGAGATCGTCCGCCAGGAGAAGAGGGATCTTACCCTGGTCAGGATGACGCCGGACATCATCTACGATCAGATGATCGGGGCGGGCTGCGCCGCGAAGCTAATCTTCTCCTGGGGCGGCAACCCCGGTGTGGGCTCTCTGCACCGTCTGCGCGACTCTGTAGAGCACGGTCACCCTCATCCCATAGAGTTAGAGGAGCACTCCCACGCCGGGATGGCCAACCGCTACGTCGCCGGGGCCTCGGGGCTGCCCTTTGCCGTGATGCGCGGCTACGTCGGCACGGACCTGCCGGAGGTTACGGGCACCATCTCCACCGTAACCTGCCCATTCACCGGTGAGGAGCTGGCCGCCGTACCCGCCCTGAACCCGGACGTGGCCGTGATCCACGCCCAGCAGGCGGACACGAAGGGCAACATAATGCTCTGGGGCATCACCGGCATCCAGCGCGAGGCTGCGCTCTCGGCGAAACGCGTGATCGCGACCGTCGAGGAGGTCGTCGAAGAGTTCGAGCCGAGGCCCTTCGGGGTCGTGCTGCCCTCGCCGGCGGTGGACGCTGTCGCCGTCGAGCCGGGCGGCGCCATTCCCTCGTACGCGGCCGACTACTACGAGAGGGACAACACCTTCTACGAGGCCTGGGACGCGGTGGCCCGCGATAGGGAGACCTTCGGAGACTGGATGGAGCGTCACGTCCTCTCCACGGAGGGCTTCCCGGAGTACCTGCGGAGCGTCCAAGCAGAGGGATACCACGCAGGCGTAGAGGAGACGACGAGATGAGCCAGCCCGCCGGAGACAGGACCCGCACCGAACAGGCGGAGCAGACTAATCAAAACAGCTACTCGAACTACACCACGGACGAGATGATGACCATCGCGGCCTCCAGGTTGCTCGCCGACGGAGCCGTGTGCTTCGTCGGCATCGGGCTGCCTTCGGAGGCCGCGAACCTGGCGAGGGCGACCCACGCCCCGGAGTGTCACTTGATCTACGAGTCCGGCACCATCGGCGCCAAGCCGGAGGTCCTGCCTCTCTCCATAGGCGACGGAGCGTTGGCCGAGCACGCCGACTCGGTGGTCTCGGTACCCGAGATCTTCAACTACTGGCTACAGGCCGGCCGGGTTGACGTGGGCTTTCTCGGGGCGGCCCAGATAGACCGCCACGCGAACATAAACACCACGGTGGTGGGTTCCTACGAAGATCCGAAGGTTCGCCTGCCCGGAGCCGGAGGAGCGCCGGAGATAGCGGCGTCCGCAAAAGAGGTCGTCGTGGTGCTCCGCCAGAAGTCCCGGGCCTTCGTCCAAGAACTGGACTTCGTAACCAGCGTAGGCTACGCGAAAGGCGGAGACTCCAGAGATCGCCTCGGCTACGTGGGCTCCGGACCGAAGACCGCGATCACGGACCTCGGCGTCATGACCCCCGACCCCGAGACCAAAGAGCTCACCCTCACCGCCCTGCATCCCGGGGCCACGGCGGAGCAGGCGAAAGAGGCGACGGGCTGGGACCTCAAAGTGGCGGACGACGTGGCCCGGACCGACCCGCCAACAGAGAAAGAGCTCGCGGTGCTGCGCGACCTGCACACCCGCACCGAGGCCGCGAGAGAGCAGAGAAGGGAGGCCTGAGGCATGGCACATGGAGCATACGAAGGAGCCACGGAGGCCTGGATCGTCGGTGCCGTGCGTACGCCGGTCGGGCGTCACGGCGGCCAGCTCGCCGGCGTCCGGCCCGACGACCTCGCGGCGGAGGCGATCTCCGCGCTCGTCGAGCGTACCGGCGTATCCGCCACGGAGATAGAGGATGTCTACCTCGGCTGCGCAAACCAGGCGGGCGAGGATAACCGGAACGTAGCCCGCATGGCCTCTATCCTGGCCGGCTTGCCGGAGGAGATCCCGGGCGCGACCGTAAACCGGCTCTGTGGCTCGGGGCTAGAGGCGGTGGCCAGCGCCGCCCGGGGCGTGATGCTAGGTGAAGCCGACGTGTACGTGGGCGGCGGGGTAGAGTCCATGAGCCGCGCGCCCTGGGTGATGGAGAAGCCACAGAAGGCGTACCCGGCCGGTCACCGCACCGTCTACGACACCACCCTGGGCTGGCGCATGACCAACCCGAAGATGGAGAGGATGGGCCACACCGACTCTCTGGGCATGACCGCCGAGAACCTGGCCGAAGAGCGTTACGCGGCGAACACCGGCGAGGGTAAGCCTGAGAGGCTTGCCGGAGAGTACGACATCTCCCGTGAGCGTCAGGATGAGTTCGCCTTGCACAGTCACGAGAAGGCCGTGGCCGCGCAGGAGGCCGGGCGCTTCGACGAGGAGCTTGTGCCGATAACGGTAAAAGGCCGTAAGGAGACGACCGTGGTCGAGGCCGACGAGGGTCCTCGTTCCGACACGACCCTGGAGAAGCTCGCCAAGCTAAAGCCCGCCTTCAGGGAAGACGGTAGCGTGACCGCGGGCAACTCCAGCCCGCTGAACGACGGGGCCGCCGCCGTGATGGTCGTCTCCGCGGAGTACGCCCGCTCCCACGGGCTCACGCCGCTGGCGAAGATAAAGAGCGTGGCGACCGCCGGGGTGCCGCCGCGGGTAATGGGTATCGGGCCGGTCCCGGCGACCCGCAAGGCGCTGGAGCGGGCCGGGCTTTCTTTCGACGATGTAGGGCTAATAGAGCTCAACGAGGCGTTCGCCGCCCAGAGCCTGGCGGTCCTGCACGAGTGGGGCCTCTCCTACGACGACGGGCGACTCAACCCCAATGGCGGCGCGATCGCACTCGGCCATCCTCTGGGTTGCTCCGGGGCGAAGCTGCTTACGACGCTCGTACACGAGATGAACCGCCGGGACGTAGAGGAAGTACGCTACGGTCTGGCGACCATGTGTATCGGCGTGGGGCAGGGCATAGCAATGGTAGTCGAGCGGCCGGAATAGGGAGAGTGGGGATGTCGCGTAAGGTAGATGAGATACACGGGGTAGAGGCTCCCGCGGATACGGGCGACGCTCCGCACCCGCCTTACTCGTACCCCGGCTACGAGTCCACCCGCCTGAGGGCGCCCAAGCGTACGCTTACCATAGCGCCGCGCACCCTGTCCGAGCTCACCGGCCCGGTCTACGGCCACGAGCGAATCGGCGCGCTCGACAACGACCTTACCCGCCAGTACGCCGGCGAGCCGCTCGGTGAGCGCATCATCGTCACGGGCAGGGTGCTCGACGGCGACGGCAGGCCCGTCAGGGACGGTCTTATAGAGCTGTGGCAGGCGAACGCCGCCGGGAGATACACCCACGCCGGGGACCGCCACCCGGCGCCGCTCGACCCGAACTTCTCCGGCGCGGGCCGCTGCGTTACGGACTCCGAAGGGCGCTACCGCTTCGTAACGGTCAAGCCCGGAGCCTACCCGTGGGGCAACCACCCGAACGCCTGGCGGCCGGCCCACATACACTTCTCGCTTTTCGGGCGATCTTTCAGGAGCCGGCTAGTGACCCAGATGTACTTCCCGGGGGACCCGCTCTTCCATCAGGATCCCATATTCAACTCCATCCCAGACGAGCGGGGGCGGGAA
This sequence is a window from Rubrobacter aplysinae. Protein-coding genes within it:
- a CDS encoding OsmC family protein, whose protein sequence is MALRTWSRSLSGMQKEALVANSVDGKVWRLVSDEGPYLDGYDEAPFPLSHMTTGMVASYMSEVLALAEQRDIALRDPKLTLHNYYSMEGSARKGTMVGGALSPKLEVEAGADVGPDTLRELVSDVVQASPVNGLLRHIHESLFTLTVNGGRVGPERVNALDQAPPPDPGDRFSEVETGEDGIPALIELLSNAEQVEGEGGVGSSYADSQSRILHVRGVCTVREDGVKEVEQRLLQPLGSTFRFLSDEAPRFSGKGLAPDALTYVSAGVAFCFMTQFGRYAKITKKTLDDYRLVQDTHLSTGGASDGTGQPGTAEPVETHVYLETPEGEEFARKALDMSEQTCFLHALCRTELKTTVKIAARV
- a CDS encoding MFS transporter; this translates as MQAEADNAARSYPAYRTLWIWLLLGWIVSYADRTITGPVVTYMIENDIALLRGVENQFALGGLVGSMFFAGYMLTQFPGGYLGDRFGHRTIIVISIFWAAIATLVSGVMTALLGFVALRVITGLGEGTFYSNDRTVITQQSPYEKRSLGLGVVITGLSIGLTLALLLTPPLIRLGEPIFGADGAWRMPFFVLGAATVVVALGIQRFFKGQGGDFEFRPTYGSALKGLAGYSVVLFAAVMVVYVVSIQAGLPEWGTAILVTVLALFLIAFVFGSKGGEVSPILHNRNLILIYLAAIAYLWHLWFLGFWSVSIISDTGGTTFVTAGLTAAFNAGAGILGFPAGGWLADYAKRRGWGRKGMLASFTLILAVMTAGFGFYVAAGGQSLFVLSILLFVSSLFFFALQPISHALTADLVPTAALMGAAFGMWNLVAEIGAVLSPAVSGVLRGATGDWVAAVMVDAGIVFASFVLILFVRESGPQETSSAPEDSPNAASAQRQENTV
- a CDS encoding 4-hydroxybenzoate 3-monooxygenase, with the translated sequence MRTKVGIVGGGPAGLVLSHLLYLEGIESVVLESRSREELENEIRAGVLEQGTADLLDATGVGDRMHRDGAVHHGINLRFAGRTERIDFADLTGKAVTLYGQHEVVKDLISRRLEDGGQVLFGAEAHEITGIESEEPKVRFSHEGSEKPEKSEEELACDFVVGVDGFHGVSRPAIPEAARTEYTRKYPFGWFGILVEAPPATEELIYANHERGFTLVSTRSPQIQRMYFQCDPTENADDWSDDRIWAELHARLDTEDWTLTDGEIIEKNVVGMRSFVTEPMQYGRLFLAGDAAHIVPPTGAKGMNLAVADVRVLSQGLAAYYYSGDTGALDRYSERCLRRVWKASRFSWWMTSMLHRFEDDDVFGHRMQVAELDYVTGSRAASATLAENYVGLPLEASKGSGTESPQRPAGAPMGGA
- a CDS encoding CynX/NimT family MFS transporter, which encodes MREPRVPDKEGHGASPLRRLRILFIVASVLLVASNLRASITAVGPLLDTIQEGVGLSTGVAGLLTAVPLLAFAALSPVAPGLSGRLGIERVLFGALLLLAAGILLRSSTSTHPLVALFGGTLAIGLAIALGNVLLPSLIKRDFPARTGLMTGLYTATMNTAAALASGISVPLASGLGIGWSGALALWTLPVLAAALLWIPRLRVGPRRGDTRHRSLARSGLWSSALAWQVTLFMGLQSVVFYVSITWLPAILRDGGLAAAQAGWMVSIMQLVAIPAAFFAPVLAERGASQRMVIVCASTLSGVGILGLLLSAGGAGVILCVILLGLGQGACISLALTLFALRAPDPGRAAELSSMSQTFGYLLAAAGPPAFGLLHEASGSWSLPLLALLAVTVGLAASGLGAGRDALVPSRSAVGVPEEG
- a CDS encoding LysR family transcriptional regulator; its protein translation is MRYFVAVAEEQSFSRAAQRLHIAQPPLSSQIKQLETELGVRVFDRTSRGVQLTDAGRLLLEESRRILSQVEQTARAVRRAGNGEVGRIALGFVPSASNEVLPELLKVFRSGYPGVELFLREMRPDQIVSSLHAGQTDIGFLYLPLEDAALNIACVSREPLVLALPASHALAPRESVDLREVADEPFIMPARHQMPGLYAQVTQACQAAGFTPDAVQKDVWLMQTIVGLVAGNLGVSLVPASLRNFRRTGVVYRSVAGLSPTVELGMVWRRGNQGPVVESFLLCATNG
- a CDS encoding CoA transferase subunit A, whose product is MVEVESLREAVAELVHDGDEVALEGFTHLIPTAAAHEIVRQEKRDLTLVRMTPDIIYDQMIGAGCAAKLIFSWGGNPGVGSLHRLRDSVEHGHPHPIELEEHSHAGMANRYVAGASGLPFAVMRGYVGTDLPEVTGTISTVTCPFTGEELAAVPALNPDVAVIHAQQADTKGNIMLWGITGIQREAALSAKRVIATVEEVVEEFEPRPFGVVLPSPAVDAVAVEPGGAIPSYAADYYERDNTFYEAWDAVARDRETFGDWMERHVLSTEGFPEYLRSVQAEGYHAGVEETTR
- a CDS encoding CoA-transferase subunit beta translates to MMTIAASRLLADGAVCFVGIGLPSEAANLARATHAPECHLIYESGTIGAKPEVLPLSIGDGALAEHADSVVSVPEIFNYWLQAGRVDVGFLGAAQIDRHANINTTVVGSYEDPKVRLPGAGGAPEIAASAKEVVVVLRQKSRAFVQELDFVTSVGYAKGGDSRDRLGYVGSGPKTAITDLGVMTPDPETKELTLTALHPGATAEQAKEATGWDLKVADDVARTDPPTEKELAVLRDLHTRTEAAREQRREA
- a CDS encoding thiolase family protein, yielding MAHGAYEGATEAWIVGAVRTPVGRHGGQLAGVRPDDLAAEAISALVERTGVSATEIEDVYLGCANQAGEDNRNVARMASILAGLPEEIPGATVNRLCGSGLEAVASAARGVMLGEADVYVGGGVESMSRAPWVMEKPQKAYPAGHRTVYDTTLGWRMTNPKMERMGHTDSLGMTAENLAEERYAANTGEGKPERLAGEYDISRERQDEFALHSHEKAVAAQEAGRFDEELVPITVKGRKETTVVEADEGPRSDTTLEKLAKLKPAFREDGSVTAGNSSPLNDGAAAVMVVSAEYARSHGLTPLAKIKSVATAGVPPRVMGIGPVPATRKALERAGLSFDDVGLIELNEAFAAQSLAVLHEWGLSYDDGRLNPNGGAIALGHPLGCSGAKLLTTLVHEMNRRDVEEVRYGLATMCIGVGQGIAMVVERPE
- the pcaH gene encoding protocatechuate 3,4-dioxygenase subunit beta, with product MSRKVDEIHGVEAPADTGDAPHPPYSYPGYESTRLRAPKRTLTIAPRTLSELTGPVYGHERIGALDNDLTRQYAGEPLGERIIVTGRVLDGDGRPVRDGLIELWQANAAGRYTHAGDRHPAPLDPNFSGAGRCVTDSEGRYRFVTVKPGAYPWGNHPNAWRPAHIHFSLFGRSFRSRLVTQMYFPGDPLFHQDPIFNSIPDERGRERLISSFDLGITEPEWALGYNFDIVLEGRDATPMEDH